The Bifidobacterium actinocoloniiforme DSM 22766 genomic sequence ATCACCGGCCTGTGACGGGTTCGCGCTCACTTGGCGGCGAACTTGGAACGCATAGCATCCTTGTAGACGCGGCCGCGGAAGGTGCCGCAGGAGGGGCAAGCCATGTGCGGCAGGGTCGGGGCCCCGCAGTTGGGGCAGGCGACCGTGCTCGCGGCCTGGGTCTTCCAGTTGGCGCGGCGCGAATGCGTGTTAGCGCGCGAAGTCTTGTACTTTGGCAGTGCCATTGTCTTCCTCTGTTCCGATCGAAACTACATTGAGCTTAAGCCTAGAGCAGTCTAGCGCATACCCTACCCAAAAGCCAAGCGGCCGGACAAGCGCTGGAGGCCCGCCGGGGTTATTCGGCCGCTGGGCCAGCCTGCCGGCCTTGAGCCTCGCGCTCCAGCCGGGCCTTGAACGAGGTCAGGGCGGCGAAACGATCGTCGCTCACCTCGTGGTGGTGGTCAGGGTGCTCGTTCAGGTTCACGCCGCACTGGGGGCACAAGCCCCGGCAATCCGGCTTGCACAGGGCCTTGAAGGGCAGGGCCTCCACCAGGTTGTCGCGCAGGAGGGCTTCGATGTCCGTCACCGTGCCCGAATCCGCCAAGGGGTAGGTGTTGCCGTCGTCGGCTTCCTCCTCGCCGGCCACGATCTCCACTTCGCCCTGGAGCTGACGCTGCTCGCGCGGGTCCTCGAAGGGGAAGAAGGCCACGACGTCCAACTCGCGTGGGCCGGAGAGCGGCTTGAGGCAGCGGGTGCACTCGGCGTGCACGGGGGCGCTGAGGCGGGCGTTCAGAATCAGTCCGTCCACGATCGAATCCATGCTGCCGGACAAGTGGACCGGTTCGCCCTCGGTCACGCCTACGATGGCATCGCCGATGCCACTGGGGGCGGGGAAATCAGCGTCAATCGGCTTGCTCTGCCCGGCTCGCTGGGCCACTTGCGCCACTGGTATAGCCCAGGGTGAGTCTGCTGCTCTCGTCATATCAGTGTTCGTCTCCTTTAGCCTTCATGTGCCGCGCCCGGGCGGCCACCTGGTGCTGCCGGGGCCTGCTTGGTCCGCCAAGGCCTGCTTATTGGTCGGAATGCTGATCGGGGTTCTGGTCGGAGTAAGACCCCTCCAGCTTGGAGGCGGCCTCGCGTTCGCGTTCGCGCAGCACTTCGACGCCTGCCTGCACGTCTTGCTGGTAACGCTCCAGTTGGGAGGCCAACGCTTCCATCACCTTGGACGAATACTGGTTGGCCCCCTGGACGAGCTTATCGCTCTGGGCTTGAGCCTTATCGAGGATGACCTGGGCCTTGCGCTGGGCGATCGCGACCACGTTCTCCTGGCCGGCCAGGAATTCGGCCTGCTTCCCGGCCTCTTTGACTACGTCCGCCGCCCGGCTTTGCGCCTCCGAGATGATGGCGTTGGCTTGGGTCTGGGCCCCGTCCAAGCGGCGCTCGGACTCGCGCATCAAGGCCGAGGCGCGTTCCAACTGCACTGGGAGCATCTTCTTCAGGTCCGCCAGGGCCCCCAGGAACTCCTCGCGGTCCACCTTGGCCACGGAGGGGGTGAAGACCGAGGACTTGGCCTCCTCAAGGAGGTTCTCCATCTTGTCGATGATGTCGTAGACGGTCGTGAACTCGGCCCTGGATGTGGGGGAGGCGGCGGATGCGGTCTCGTTCTCACGCAGGTCAGGCATGGCCTGCAACTCACGGGAAGCAAGCGATCCCTCCGCTGCTGCGGGTTTGCGCTTGGATGCCTTGCCTGCGTCGGCCGCGGATGCCGATGACGCGGCGAAGGCCGCTGAAGGCGTGGACGCTGCGGTGTGGATGTCGGTGTTGGTGGCGTCGTCCGAGTCAGAGGCGTCGGCTCCTGAGTCCGGCTCGACCTGTGGGGAGGCGGCGGGCATGGCGGCCGAGGACGTGGAGGACGCGAAAGTCACGGAAGCCGCGGGCAGGGAGGGACTGGTAGGTGTTGGGCGCTGTCGGTTCCGCCGGGCCTTGGCGGCCGCGACGGTCCCAGTGCCGGTCATGAAGCCGGGCAGGGACCCTGTCATGGCTGGGCCGCCGGAATTGGCCGCCACTGGGGTCGGGCTCCCTTTCTCGGAAGCCTTGGCTGCGGGGAGCGAAGCGCCTGGCTCCTGGGCCTTGACCCTGCTGGGCACTGCGGTCGAGGAGTTGGTGCTGTCGTCCTCAGCGATCAGCCTGCGCGCGCGTCCGCTGGCCTGGATGGGCATATCGGCAACGGAATCGGCCGGCTTGAAGCGGGCGTTCGGGTCCGCGTCGGCTTTGGTGGCCTGGCCTTCCGGCTCGCCGCTACGCTTGTTGCCTGTGCCTTCCGTCATGTCAGCTCTTTCCCTTGTTCATCGCCATTTGCAGTTTGCCGATCACGTTGTCCGGCACCATGCCCTCTATGTCGCCCCCGTGCCGGGCCACGTCCTTCACAATCGTGCTGGATATGTGTTCGCGCAAGGGGTCGGCCGGCAGGAAGAGGGTTTCCACGTCGGAGAGCTTGCGGTTCACTAGCGCCATGCCCAGCTCAGCCTCGTAATCGCCGTTCTGCCGCAGCCCCTTGACGATCACCGTGGCCCCCACCTGCTTGCAGTAGTCGATGATCAATCCGTCCGTGGATGCCACCTTGATGTTGGAGTAGCCGTCCGCCGCCAGCGCCTCCTGGACCATGCCCACGCGCTCCGCCTCCGAGAAGAGGGGCGTTTTGGCCATGTTGACCGCCACCACCACATGGACCTCCTCGAAGAAGGAGGCGCAGCGCTCGATCACGTCAAGATGTCCAGAGGTCACGGGGTCGTAGGACCCAGGGCACACAGCTATAGTCATGCCTTCAAGCCTACCGCGCGTCCCGGAAACCAACCACTCGCGTGTAGCTGCCCGCTGGCCCAGCGCTCTGCGGCGATGAGGTGGTGAGGGTTGACTGGGTCGGTATGATGGGGGGTATGGAGACGATGACTTGGGATTGGACGGACGAGGACGCGCCGGCGGGCAGCCCTGAGGAGGGCCGCGGGACGGCCCTGCTGGAGCGGCCTGAGACGCGCGAAGAGACGCAGCGGAGCGACACCGGCGACGCCGACCGTTACTCCCACTATGTGTCGGCGGATAAGATCGCTGAATCCAAGTTGACCGGGCGGCCGGTGGTGGCCCTGTGCGGCAAGGTATGGGTGCCTAAGCACGACCCCTCGCGCTACCCGGTGTGCCCGGACTGCAAGCGCATCTACGAGCAGATGAAGCAGGGCGGGTTCTAAGCGGGCAAAGCCCGTGGCAGGGCGACGAACCCCCGTGGTGGCCAGGAGCGGCCGCTGCGGGGGTTCGTCGCTAGTGGGGCGAA encodes the following:
- a CDS encoding YceD family protein; amino-acid sequence: MTRAADSPWAIPVAQVAQRAGQSKPIDADFPAPSGIGDAIVGVTEGEPVHLSGSMDSIVDGLILNARLSAPVHAECTRCLKPLSGPRELDVVAFFPFEDPREQRQLQGEVEIVAGEEEADDGNTYPLADSGTVTDIEALLRDNLVEALPFKALCKPDCRGLCPQCGVNLNEHPDHHHEVSDDRFAALTSFKARLEREAQGRQAGPAAE
- the rpmF gene encoding 50S ribosomal protein L32, which produces MALPKYKTSRANTHSRRANWKTQAASTVACPNCGAPTLPHMACPSCGTFRGRVYKDAMRSKFAAK
- a CDS encoding DUF3039 domain-containing protein — encoded protein: MTWDWTDEDAPAGSPEEGRGTALLERPETREETQRSDTGDADRYSHYVSADKIAESKLTGRPVVALCGKVWVPKHDPSRYPVCPDCKRIYEQMKQGGF
- the coaD gene encoding pantetheine-phosphate adenylyltransferase; the encoded protein is MTIAVCPGSYDPVTSGHLDVIERCASFFEEVHVVVAVNMAKTPLFSEAERVGMVQEALAADGYSNIKVASTDGLIIDYCKQVGATVIVKGLRQNGDYEAELGMALVNRKLSDVETLFLPADPLREHISSTIVKDVARHGGDIEGMVPDNVIGKLQMAMNKGKS